Proteins encoded by one window of Polaribacter haliotis:
- a CDS encoding flavin reductase family protein — protein sequence MAFFNRKDIDELGKIYKINLINSCSGFKSANLLGSISTEGKPNVAVFSSVTHLGSNPPTLGFILRPTTVPRNTHKNIKETGVFTINHIFEDIIEDAHHTSAKYPEEISEFDMTNLEEEYKGSFKAPFIKNSPVQMGMKFVEEIYVPSNDVMLVVAQIEELYINDKLLEKDGLINLSKGNVATINGLDTYAIPKFKKQLSYQRPKKQQ from the coding sequence ATGGCATTTTTTAACAGAAAAGATATCGACGAATTAGGCAAAATCTATAAAATAAATTTAATAAACAGTTGCTCTGGTTTTAAATCTGCCAATCTTTTGGGTTCAATTTCCACAGAAGGAAAACCGAATGTTGCTGTTTTTAGCTCTGTAACACATTTAGGCTCAAACCCACCAACTTTGGGCTTTATTTTAAGACCAACTACTGTTCCAAGAAATACTCATAAAAATATTAAAGAAACTGGTGTTTTTACCATCAATCATATTTTTGAAGATATTATAGAAGATGCACATCACACCTCAGCAAAATATCCAGAAGAAATATCTGAATTTGATATGACAAATCTTGAAGAAGAATACAAAGGAAGTTTTAAGGCGCCTTTCATAAAAAATAGCCCAGTTCAGATGGGTATGAAATTTGTTGAAGAAATTTATGTACCTTCTAACGATGTAATGTTAGTGGTTGCTCAAATTGAAGAATTATATATTAATGACAAACTTTTAGAAAAAGACGGACTCATAAACTTATCAAAAGGAAATGTAGCAACTATTAACGGTTTAGACACGTACGCGATTCCTAAATTCAAAAAACAACTGTCATATCAAAGACCAAAAAAACAACAATAA
- a CDS encoding SDR family oxidoreductase, producing the protein MKILVTGATGYIGKRLIPLLLNDGHTVVCPVRDFKRAENYFKEKENVILVEADYLNADSLDNIPKDIDIAYYLIHSMSNSAKEFHALEEKCAFNFKKFAETTTLKQAIYLSGITNDTKLSKHLLSRKNVENALASEKYALTTFKAGIIVGSGSSSFEIIRDLVEKLPAMIAPKWLNTKTQPLAIRDVLSFLHNALDRKELYNTSYDIFGPEILTYKEMLLQFAEVRKLKRTIITVPIMTPKLSSYWLYFVTSTSYKLASTLVNSMGVEVIGNKSDINKILDVNPMSYKEAVKLAFKKIEQNSIVSSWKDSYVSSGKLKNYVHEFINVPEYGCFKDFKKRKVKDKERTINRIWAIGGETGWYYGTFLWKIRGFVDQIFGGAGLRRGRRHPTQLNAGDALDFWRVIFADKEKGKLLLYAEMVLPGEAWLEFKIEDGVLYQTATFRPHGLAGRLYWYAVMPFHWFVFNGMINNINK; encoded by the coding sequence ATGAAAATTCTCGTTACAGGAGCAACTGGCTATATTGGAAAACGATTAATTCCGTTATTATTAAATGACGGTCATACTGTAGTTTGTCCTGTTAGAGATTTTAAAAGAGCAGAAAATTACTTTAAAGAAAAAGAAAATGTAATTCTTGTTGAAGCAGATTATTTGAATGCAGATAGTTTAGATAACATTCCTAAAGATATTGATATTGCTTATTATTTAATTCATTCGATGTCTAATTCTGCAAAAGAATTCCATGCTTTGGAAGAAAAATGTGCTTTTAACTTCAAAAAATTTGCAGAAACAACAACCTTAAAACAAGCCATTTATTTAAGTGGAATTACAAACGACACAAAACTGTCTAAGCATTTATTATCAAGAAAAAATGTTGAAAACGCTTTAGCTTCAGAAAAATACGCATTAACCACTTTTAAAGCAGGAATAATCGTGGGTTCAGGAAGCTCATCTTTTGAAATTATTAGAGATTTGGTAGAGAAATTACCAGCAATGATTGCCCCAAAATGGCTAAATACAAAAACACAACCTTTAGCCATTAGAGATGTTTTATCATTTTTACACAATGCTCTTGACAGAAAAGAATTATACAACACTTCTTACGATATTTTTGGCCCAGAAATACTCACGTATAAAGAAATGCTATTGCAATTCGCTGAAGTTAGGAAATTAAAAAGAACCATAATTACAGTTCCTATAATGACACCCAAATTATCTTCCTACTGGTTATATTTTGTTACGTCAACTTCTTATAAACTGGCGAGTACTTTAGTAAACTCAATGGGTGTAGAAGTTATTGGAAATAAAAGTGACATTAATAAGATTTTGGATGTAAATCCTATGTCATACAAAGAAGCTGTAAAATTAGCTTTCAAAAAAATTGAACAAAATAGTATTGTTTCTAGTTGGAAAGATTCTTATGTAAGCAGTGGAAAATTAAAAAACTATGTTCATGAGTTTATAAATGTTCCTGAATATGGTTGCTTTAAAGATTTTAAGAAACGAAAAGTAAAAGACAAAGAAAGAACAATAAACAGAATTTGGGCAATTGGAGGAGAAACTGGTTGGTATTATGGAACTTTCTTGTGGAAAATACGTGGTTTTGTAGATCAGATTTTTGGTGGAGCAGGTTTGCGAAGAGGAAGAAGACACCCAACACAATTAAATGCTGGAGATGCTTTAGATTTTTGGCGTGTTATTTTTGCTGATAAAGAAAAAGGGAAACTCCTACTCTATGCAGAAATGGTTTTACCAGGTGAAGCCTGGTTAGAATTTAAAATTGAAGATGGTGTTTTATACCAAACTGCTACTTTTAGACCTCATGGATTGGCTGGAAGATTGTATTGGTATGCTGTAATGCCTTTTCATTGGTTCGTTTTCAACGGAATGATAAATAACATTAACAAGTAA
- a CDS encoding DUF2256 domain-containing protein, with protein MKKQHLPEKTCLVCEKPFTWRKKWEKNWEDVKYCSEKCRRNKKKQV; from the coding sequence TTGAAAAAACAGCACCTTCCAGAAAAAACATGTTTGGTCTGTGAAAAACCATTCACTTGGCGAAAAAAATGGGAGAAGAATTGGGAAGACGTAAAATATTGTAGCGAAAAATGCAGGAGAAACAAGAAAAAACAGGTTTAG
- a CDS encoding DASH family cryptochrome, which produces MQEKQEKTGLVWFRNNLRINDNSSLKESTENHKKVIAVYFFDPKYFKVDEFGFQKTAKFRAKFLIETIEDLQKNLSDLNITLLTYFDAPENKLHTICDEFSIDKIYTQKEWTKEEIETNNLIKNTLSDTISFVEDYDQFLYHPETVSNDFSNIPNVFTQFRKKLEKTVEIPQLTSVSKLSDNNLVENRTEIPSLRELGFDDFEVNKKTAFPFSGGENSALERLENYFFETKKVAFYKKTRNGLIGTDYSTKFSAWLANGSISAKTIYWKIKEFEAEFGANQSTYWVIFELIWRDYFKYISLKYDSKIFKIGGILEKEYHWNSDSEIIQKWIHGETKDDFVNANMIELKETGWMSNRGRQNVASYFAKELLQDWRIGASYFESMLLDYDVHSNYGNWMYVAGVGNDPRDRKFNTKLQAERYDANHKFRKLWLEKTLF; this is translated from the coding sequence ATGCAGGAGAAACAAGAAAAAACAGGTTTAGTATGGTTTCGTAATAACTTACGAATAAACGATAATAGCTCTTTAAAAGAATCTACAGAAAATCATAAAAAAGTAATTGCTGTTTATTTTTTTGATCCTAAATATTTTAAAGTTGATGAATTTGGTTTCCAAAAAACAGCAAAGTTTAGAGCAAAATTTTTAATTGAAACGATTGAAGATTTACAAAAAAACCTTTCGGATTTAAACATTACACTCCTCACCTATTTCGATGCTCCAGAAAACAAACTACATACAATTTGTGATGAATTTTCTATTGATAAAATTTACACTCAAAAAGAATGGACAAAAGAGGAAATTGAAACCAACAATCTAATAAAAAACACCCTTTCTGATACTATTTCTTTTGTTGAAGATTACGACCAATTTTTATATCATCCTGAAACTGTTTCAAATGATTTTTCTAACATTCCTAATGTGTTTACACAGTTTCGAAAGAAGTTAGAAAAGACAGTTGAAATACCACAATTGACTTCTGTTTCTAAACTTTCGGATAATAATTTAGTTGAAAACAGAACAGAAATTCCAAGTTTAAGAGAGTTAGGTTTTGATGATTTTGAAGTAAACAAAAAAACGGCTTTTCCATTTTCTGGAGGAGAAAATTCTGCTCTAGAAAGGTTAGAAAACTACTTTTTTGAAACTAAAAAAGTTGCTTTCTATAAGAAAACTAGAAATGGTTTGATTGGTACAGATTACAGTACAAAATTTTCTGCTTGGTTGGCAAATGGCAGTATTTCTGCAAAAACAATTTATTGGAAAATTAAAGAATTTGAAGCTGAATTTGGCGCAAATCAATCTACATATTGGGTAATTTTTGAATTAATTTGGAGAGATTATTTTAAATACATTTCCTTAAAATACGATTCCAAAATCTTTAAAATAGGTGGAATTTTAGAAAAAGAATATCATTGGAACTCCGATTCAGAAATTATTCAAAAATGGATACATGGAGAAACAAAAGATGATTTTGTTAACGCCAATATGATAGAATTAAAAGAAACTGGTTGGATGAGCAACAGAGGAAGACAAAATGTTGCCTCTTATTTTGCCAAAGAGTTATTGCAAGATTGGCGAATTGGAGCTTCTTATTTCGAATCGATGTTGTTAGATTACGATGTACACAGCAACTATGGAAATTGGATGTATGTTGCTGGCGTTGGAAATGATCCAAGAGACAGAAAATTCAACACAAAATTGCAAGCTGAACGTTATGATGCGAATCATAAGTTTAGAAAATTATGGTTAGAAAAAACATTGTTTTAA
- a CDS encoding cryptochrome/photolyase family protein yields MSKKSVHIIFPHQLFKTSEVLGKVDDIIIVEEYLFFNQYKFHQQKIAFHRASMKSYADFLTEKGKKVNYIEAKNELNDVRKLLPKLAKEGVSEIHIIDPTDNWLEKHIHQSKESLKLIWYNNSLFINTKEKLSTFFKPSKKKFFQTSFYKSERKNRDILMDGKNHVGGKLTFDDENRKKYPKTKTPPVIQFPTQNKYHKEATKYVNENFSKNYGKLNDFLVYPIDFKSAQEWLQQFFEVRFHEFGTYEDAIVREEHFLNHSLLSPLINVGLLHPKYVIDQAIAFANKNDVPINSTEGFVRQILGWREFIRGVYEVKGTEERTKNFWKFSKKIPKSFYDGTTGIQPIDDVIKKVNKTAYAHHIERLMILGNFMVLCEFDPDEVYQWFMELFIDAYDWVMVPNVYGMSLFADGGLMSTKPYISSSNYIMKMSNYKKGDWQKTWDGLFWTFMDKHRDFFLSNPRLGMLIRTFDKMNQDKKEAHFENAKLFLNQLDNE; encoded by the coding sequence ATGAGTAAAAAATCTGTTCATATTATATTTCCGCATCAACTTTTTAAAACTTCTGAAGTATTAGGTAAGGTGGATGATATTATTATAGTTGAAGAATATTTGTTTTTCAATCAGTATAAATTTCATCAACAAAAAATTGCTTTTCACAGAGCGAGTATGAAATCTTATGCCGATTTTTTAACCGAAAAAGGAAAAAAAGTAAATTATATAGAGGCTAAAAATGAGTTGAATGATGTTCGAAAATTACTCCCAAAATTAGCAAAAGAAGGTGTTTCTGAAATCCATATTATCGACCCAACAGATAATTGGTTAGAAAAACATATTCATCAATCTAAAGAAAGTTTAAAATTAATCTGGTATAATAATTCTCTATTTATCAATACAAAAGAAAAGTTGTCCACATTTTTCAAACCATCAAAAAAGAAATTTTTCCAGACTTCATTTTATAAAAGTGAAAGAAAAAATAGAGATATTTTAATGGATGGAAAAAACCATGTTGGAGGTAAGTTGACTTTTGATGATGAAAACAGAAAGAAATATCCGAAGACAAAAACGCCACCAGTAATTCAATTTCCAACGCAAAATAAATATCACAAAGAAGCTACAAAATATGTAAATGAAAACTTCTCTAAAAACTACGGAAAACTAAACGATTTTTTAGTGTATCCTATCGATTTTAAATCTGCCCAAGAGTGGTTACAACAATTTTTTGAAGTCCGTTTTCACGAATTTGGCACTTATGAAGATGCTATTGTTAGAGAAGAACATTTTTTGAATCACAGTTTATTATCACCATTAATAAATGTAGGTTTATTACACCCAAAATATGTTATTGACCAAGCTATAGCATTTGCGAATAAAAATGATGTGCCCATAAATTCCACAGAAGGATTTGTACGTCAAATTTTAGGTTGGCGAGAATTTATAAGAGGTGTTTACGAAGTAAAAGGAACTGAAGAACGCACCAAAAACTTTTGGAAATTCAGTAAAAAAATTCCAAAATCTTTTTATGATGGCACAACTGGCATACAACCCATAGATGATGTAATTAAAAAAGTAAATAAAACTGCTTACGCACATCATATAGAGCGTTTAATGATTTTAGGAAATTTTATGGTGTTGTGCGAATTTGACCCAGATGAAGTTTACCAATGGTTTATGGAACTTTTTATTGATGCTTACGATTGGGTAATGGTGCCTAATGTTTATGGAATGAGTTTATTTGCAGATGGTGGTTTAATGAGCACAAAACCCTACATAAGTAGCAGTAATTACATCATGAAAATGAGTAATTACAAAAAAGGCGATTGGCAAAAAACTTGGGATGGTTTGTTTTGGACTTTTATGGACAAACACAGAGATTTCTTTTTAAGCAACCCAAGATTGGGCATGCTAATAAGAACTTTCGACAAAATGAATCAAGATAAAAAAGAAGCACATTTCGAAAATGCAAAATTATTTTTAAATCAATTAGACAATGAGTAA
- a CDS encoding cryptochrome/deoxyribodipyrimidine photo-lyase family protein — protein MSNREEINVVWFKRDLRIQDNEAIFNAFASKKRVLFLYVFEKSLQNDLHYSERHWNFIKQSLTDLNEDLKAFNSEIICVSSEVTTTFNQLLNTYKINTVFSHQETGLLLTYNRDKDFARFCRNNSINWIENKNNAILRGLLNREDWFEHWEEYMNSNQIKINLKTEKLVSSEEINDLKKGFTIVDLETPTSKIFQKGGTKTAWKYANTFFETRHKQYMYNISKPALARESCSRLSPYISWGNVSIRQIFQQANEAKNDNNKRHLDAFTSRLRWQAHFIQKFEMEHTMEKASLNKGFQKLKKSISEKYQEAWRDGQTGFPLVDASMRCLNETGYLNFRMRALLVSFFTHILWQPWQDASTHLSQMFLDFEPGIHFPQLQMSSGDTGLDTLRIYNPIKNSKEHDEDATFIKKWVPELANLPTAFIHEPYLMTSLDEQFNNFHLGTDYPKTIVDIKLTRKKATEILWKMKDDPDVVAESSRIFKKHTITTRDKML, from the coding sequence ATGAGTAACAGAGAAGAAATAAATGTTGTTTGGTTTAAACGCGATTTAAGAATCCAAGATAATGAGGCGATTTTTAATGCTTTTGCATCAAAAAAAAGAGTATTGTTTTTGTATGTTTTTGAAAAATCACTTCAAAACGACTTGCATTATAGTGAGCGTCATTGGAACTTTATAAAACAATCTTTAACGGATTTGAATGAAGATTTAAAAGCGTTTAATTCGGAAATTATATGCGTTTCTTCAGAAGTAACGACCACTTTCAATCAGCTTTTAAATACTTATAAAATAAATACTGTTTTTTCGCATCAAGAAACGGGTTTGTTGTTAACCTATAATAGAGATAAAGATTTTGCTCGTTTTTGCAGAAATAATTCAATTAATTGGATAGAAAATAAAAATAATGCCATTTTAAGAGGCTTATTAAATAGAGAAGATTGGTTTGAACACTGGGAAGAATATATGAATTCCAATCAGATTAAAATCAATTTAAAAACGGAAAAACTTGTTTCTTCTGAAGAAATTAACGACTTAAAAAAAGGGTTCACTATTGTTGATTTAGAAACTCCTACTTCAAAAATATTTCAAAAAGGAGGTACAAAAACAGCTTGGAAATACGCAAACACCTTCTTTGAGACAAGACATAAACAATATATGTACAATATTTCGAAACCAGCTTTGGCAAGAGAAAGTTGTAGCAGATTATCGCCTTATATTTCTTGGGGAAATGTTTCTATTAGACAAATTTTTCAGCAGGCAAATGAGGCGAAAAATGACAATAATAAAAGACATTTAGATGCTTTTACGTCACGTTTAAGATGGCAGGCTCATTTTATTCAAAAATTTGAAATGGAACATACCATGGAAAAAGCGAGTTTGAATAAAGGTTTTCAAAAATTGAAGAAAAGCATTTCAGAAAAGTACCAAGAAGCTTGGAGAGATGGGCAAACTGGTTTCCCTTTAGTCGATGCAAGTATGCGTTGTTTAAATGAAACTGGTTATTTAAACTTTAGAATGCGTGCTTTATTGGTTTCTTTTTTTACGCATATTCTGTGGCAACCTTGGCAAGATGCAAGTACTCATTTATCACAAATGTTTTTAGATTTCGAACCTGGCATTCACTTCCCTCAATTACAAATGAGTTCTGGCGATACAGGTTTAGACACGCTTCGCATTTACAACCCCATTAAAAACAGCAAAGAGCATGATGAAGATGCAACTTTTATAAAAAAATGGGTTCCAGAATTAGCAAATTTACCCACAGCATTTATTCATGAACCTTATTTAATGACTTCTTTAGATGAGCAATTTAATAATTTCCATTTAGGAACAGATTATCCTAAAACGATTGTAGACATTAAATTAACTCGTAAAAAAGCAACAGAAATTCTCTGGAAAATGAAAGACGACCCAGATGTTGTTGCAGAAAGCAGTAGAATTTTTAAAAAACATACCATTACAACCAGAGATAAAA